One Aegilops tauschii subsp. strangulata cultivar AL8/78 chromosome 7, Aet v6.0, whole genome shotgun sequence genomic window carries:
- the LOC109765840 gene encoding LOW QUALITY PROTEIN: disease resistance protein RGA2 (The sequence of the model RefSeq protein was modified relative to this genomic sequence to represent the inferred CDS: deleted 3 bases in 3 codons), protein MAATVVVNIVVGPLVKIVLEKASNYLLDKYKVMKGMEEQHEILKRRLPAILDVIADAEQAAAHREGAAAWLQAIKKVTYQANEVFDEFKYEALRRKAKKEGHYKELGFSVVKLFPTHNRFIFRNRMGRKLRKIVRAIEVLVAEMKDFDFKHQQPLRAYNQWRQKDHDIFDPEKITSRSRAKDKKKLVDILVGQANNADLTVVPIVGMGGLGKTTLAQLVYNDTEIQKHFNLLLWVCVSDNFDVDSLAKSIVEAALEKNGAEAATSMRTKTPLDGLQNVVSGQRYLLVLDDVWTREVHKWEQLKACLERGGMGSVVLTTTRDKGVAEIVGTVEAYNLGALDGQYIKEIIETMSFSCLKKGEERPAVLMNMVDEIVERCSGSPLAAMALGSVLRNKTSEEEWKDVSSRSNICTVESGILPILKLSYNDLPPQMKQCFAFCAIFPKDYEINVDKLIQLWIAHGFIIQEKQVRLENIGKQIFNELVSRSFFQDVKQVQTTIGEIEQDGACYVRSTCKIHDLMHDVALSVMENECALATEDPGKIGYVFSTEEPSQSEWLPDTARHLFLSCKEPARKLNSSLKNSSSAIQTLLCDSFMSRSLHHLAKYSSLQALQLRLLGSFPLKPKHLHHLRYLDLSRSLIKALPEDMSILYNLQTLNLSGCVSLRELPRQMKYMAALRHLYTHGCPELKGMPRDLRKLTSLQTLTCFVAGSGSNCSNVGELGNLNLGGQLELHHLENVTEEAAKAANLVMKKEVTELTLKWTVGSDNVVDEPSSRDDAKVLEELKPHDGLHAIRIHTYGGTTFPTWTAMLQNIVVIHISHCKKLQWFFSGDINTSFAFPNLKELTLQELVCFERWWEIDNVTQGEVVMFPRLEKLRISQCEKLTALPGQPTFPNLQITRIERCPELTTRVESPKLSVLKMEGHDVQLFQWVARHMTSLTNVELHSLVDSTETTSAVAEDGLREVLDCKEKWNDHDFPLTVLVLQNFKSGITELCSCFVHLQDLSVWRCHALLHWPEKEFEGLVSLRKLVIHQCENLTDMHKLLRAINIVRKESAPSTSRVTSDKECESLVEVFNVPASLRVMEILYCKKLESISGRRLLQGQSASSIHQGPSSIAEVSSSPSSGVGVENLETLKLVECHSLTGVLRLPSSLKVLDIDSCSGLTSLESHSGELPSLEYLYLWSCNKLSSLLDGPRAYSYLQSLYIKNCPGIKAFPTSLQQRLGSIQEEYTDAHYYGNKPRPIPILLKPKTWKCAIRRD, encoded by the exons ATGGCGGCGACGGTGGTGGTCAACATCGTGGTCGGGCCGCTGGTCAAGATCGTGCTGGAGAAGGCGTCCAACTACCTCCTCGACAAGTACAAGGTGATGAAGGGCATGGAGGAGCAGCATGAGATCCTCAAGCGCAGGCTGCCCGCCATCCTCGACGTCATCGCCGACGCCGAGCAGGCGGCAGCCCACAGGGAAGGGGCGGCGGCCTGGCTCCAGGCCATCAAGAAGGTGACCTACCAGGCGAATGAAGTGTTCGACGAGTTCAAGTACGAGGCGCTTCGTCGCAAGGCCAAGAAGGAGGGGCACTACAAGGAGCTTGGCTTCAGTGTGGTAAAGCTCTTTCCCACCCACAACCGCTTCATATTCCGTAACAGGATGGGAAGAAAGCTCCGCAAGATAGTGCGAGCCATTGAGGTTCTTGTGGCTGAAATGAAGGACTTTGACTTCAAGCATCAGCAACCACTGCGGGCATACAACCAGTGGCGACAGAAGGATCATGATATCTTTGATCCGGAGAAAATCACCAGTAGATCGAGAGCCAAAGATAAGAAGAAGCTTGTTGATATACTGGTTGGTCAAGCTAACAATGCAGATCTCACAGTTGTTCCCATCGTTGGAATGGGTGGTCTGGGAAAGACCACGTTAGCTCAACTTGTCTACAATGACACTGAAATTCAGAAGCATTTCAATTTGCTGCTATGGGTGTGTGTCTCTGACAACTTTGATGTGGATTCTCTGGCTAAAAGTATAGTTGAAGCAGCTCTCGAGAAAAATGGTGCAGAAGCAGCTACTTCCATGAGGACGAAGACACCGCTGGATGGCCTTCAGAATGTAGTGAGTGGGCAAAGGTACCTCCTTGTATTGGATGATGTCTGGACACGAGAGGTTCATAAATGGGAGCAGCTCAAGGCCTGCCTTGAACGTGGTGGCATGGGGAGTGTGGTCTTGACAACAACTCGTGATAAAGGAGTTGCGGAAATAGTGGGTACTGTTGAAGCTTATAATCTCGGAGCTTTGGATGGACAATACATAAAGGAAATTATCGAGACAATGTCGTTCAGTTGTTTGAAGAAGGGAGAGGAAAGGCCAGCCGTGTTGATGAATATGGTTGATGAGATTGTGGAGCGATGTTCTGGCTCTCCTTTAGCTGCAATGGCTCTGGGCTCTGTACTGCGTAACAAGACCAGTGAAGAAGAATGGAAAGATGTATCAAGCAGAAGCAACATTTGCACCGTGGAGTCTGGAATCTTACCGATACTCAAGCTCAGTTACAATGACTTGCCGCCACAAATGAAGCAATGCTTTGCTTTTTGTGCTATATTTCCCAAAGATTACGAGATTAATGTGGACAAGCTGATCCAACTATGGATTGCACATGGCTTTATTATCCAAGAAAAGCAAGTTCGTCTTGAAAACATTGGCAAACAGATTTTCAATGAACTAGTCTCAAGGTCATTCTTTCAGGATGTGAAACAAGTCCAGACCACAATCGGTGAAATTGAACAGGACGGGGCGTGTTATGTCAGAAGTACATGTAAAATCCATGATCTTATGCATGATGTTGCACTGTCTGTAATGGAGAATGAATGTGCCTTGGCAACTGAGGACCCAGGCAAGATTGGATATGTTTTCTCAACTGAGGAACCAAGTCAGAGTGAGTGGCTTCCAGACACGGCTCGGCATTTATTTTTGTCATGCAAGGAACCAGCAAGAAAATTGAATAGTTCTCTCAAGAACAGTTCTTCAGCCATCCAAACACTTCTGTGTGATAGCTTTATGAGCAGATCATTGCATCATTTGGCAAAATACAGCTCCTTGCAAGCATTACAGCTCCGTTTGTTGGGATCATTTCCGCTGAAACCAAAACATCTGCATCACCTGAGGTACCTAGATCTCTCAAGAAGTTTAATAAAAGCACTTCCTGAAGATATGAGCATTCTATACAACCTGCAAACGTTGAACCTCTCTGGCTGCGTATCTCTTCGTGAACTTCCAAGACAAATGAAGTATATGGCTGCCCTCCGCCACCTTTACACTCATGGTTGTCCAGAGCTGAAAGGCATGCCTAGAGACCTAAGAAAACTCACATCCCTACAGACACTTACATGTTTTGTTGCAGGTAGTGGCTCTAATTGCAGCAATGTTGGAGAGCTCGGGAATTTAAACCTCGGTGGTCAACTAGAGTTACATCATCTAGAGAATGTGACAGAAGAAGCTGCAAAAGCTGCAAACCTCGTGATGAAGAAGGAAGTAACAGAACTGACATTAAAATGGACTGTTGGATCGGATAACGTTGTTGATGAACCTAGCAGTCGGGATGATGCGAAAGTGCTCGAGGAACTTAAACCTCATGATGGGCTGCATGCTATAAGGATACACACCTATGGAGGCACCACCTTTCCAACATGGACAGCTATGTTGCAAAACATTGTTGTGATCCATATTTCTCATTGTAAGAAACTGCAATGGTTCTTTAGTGGTGACATTAACACATCCTTTGCATTTCCAAATCTGAAGGAGCTTACGTTGCAAGAGCTTGTCTGCTTTGAGAGATGGTGGGAAATAGATAATGTAACGCAAGGAGAAGTGGTGATGTTTCCTCGGCTTGAGAAGTTGCGCATTAGTCAGTGTGAAAAGTTGACAGCATTGCCAGGGCAACCGACCTTCCCAAACCTCCAGATCACTCGTATTGAGAGATGTCCAGAGTTGACGACTAGAGTTGAATCACCAAAGCTCAGTGTATTAAAGATGGAAGGACATGATGTACAGTTGTTTCAGTGGGTAGCCAGGCATATGACTTCATTGACCAATGTTGAACTGCATAGCCTTGTGGACAGTACAGAAACAACCTCGGCGGTGGCTGAGGATGGTTTGAGGGAAGTTCTGGATTGCAAGGAAAAATGGAATGATCATGATTTTCCTCTGACAGTTTTGGTGCTACAAAACTTCAAGTCAGGTATAACAGAGCTGTGTTCATGTTTTGTACACCTGCAAGATTTGTCAGTTTGGAGGTGCCATGCGCTCCTCCACTGGCCAGAAAAGGAGTTTGAAGGATTGGTATCCTTGAGGAAGCTTGTGATTCACCAATGTGAGAATCTGACT GATATGCACAAGCTTCTA CGAGCCATCAACATCGTCAGAAAAGAGTCAGCTCCTTCCACGTCTAGAGTTACTAGTGATAAGGAA TGTGAAAGTTTGGTTGAGGTCTTCAATGTCCCTGCATCTCTCAGGGTAATGGAAATTCTTTATTGCAAGAAGCTTGAGTCTATATCTGGCAGGAGGCTGCTGCAGGGACAGTCAGCATCGTCGATTCACCAAGGGCCATCTAGTATAGCAGAGGtgtcatcatcaccatcatctgGAGTTGGGGTGGAGAATTTAGAAACGTTAAAATTAGTCGAGTGTCATAGCTTAACAGGGGTCCTGCGTCTCCCTTCGTCCCTCAAGGTTCTAGACATTGATAGCTGCAGTGGGCTGACATCTCTGGAATCTCACTCCGGAGAGCTTCCATCATTGGAGTACCTCTACCTTTGGAGTTGCAATAAACTGTCATCCCTACTGGATGGGCCACGAGCATACTCTTATCTCCAAAGTCTTTACATTAAGAACTGCCCTGGTATAAAGGCGTTCCCTACAAGCCTGCAGCAAAGGCTGGGCAGCATCCAGGAGGAATACACAGATGCTCATTATTATGGAA ATAAGCCAAGGCCTATCCCTATCCTGCTGAAACCAAAGACATGGAAATGTGCCATCCGTAGAGATTAG